The following coding sequences lie in one Capsicum annuum cultivar UCD-10X-F1 chromosome 5, UCD10Xv1.1, whole genome shotgun sequence genomic window:
- the LOC107870950 gene encoding CBL-interacting serine/threonine-protein kinase 9 isoform X4: protein MSSSPSISSPFSRSRTRLGKYELGKTLGEGSFAKVKYAKNVQTGDHVAIKIINRERVLRQNIMEQIKREISTMKLIRHPNVVRIFEVMASKTKIYIILEYVHGGELFDEIARHGRLKEDEARRYFQQLINAVDYCHSRGVYHRDLKPENLLLDSFGTMKVSDFGLSALSKQVRDDGLLHTACGTPNYVAPEVLTDKGYDGTTTDVWSFGVILFVLMAGYLPFDEPNLNSLYRKILKASFSLPPWLSSSSKNLIKRILDPNPVTASPFIFAVLLSEDHYSRKITSHHILRKMMSILTTLMPFSMARTIISLQKARKNLLLSMRSSSFQGQKVST, encoded by the exons ATGAGCAGTTCCCCGTCGATATCATCGCCTTTTAGTCGGAGCAGGACGCGATTAGGGAAATATGAATTGGGTAAGACGTTAGGAGAGGGCAGTTTTGCAAAGGTTAAGTATGCAAAGAATGTACAGACCGGTGATCATGTTGCCATCAAAATTATCAACCGCGAGCGCGTCCTCCGCCAGAACATTATGGAACAG ATTAAAAGAGAAATATCAACGATGAAGTTGATCAGACATCCAAATGTCGTAAGAATCTTTGAG GTTATGGCTAGCAAGACAAAGATCTATATTATCCTCGAGTATGTTCATGGAGGAGAGCTCtttgatgaaatt GCTAGACATGGCAGACTCAAAGAAGATGAAGCTAGAAGATACTTTCAACAGCTTATTAATGCCGTTGATTATTGCCATAGTAGAGGCGTTTACCATAGAGACTTGAAG CCTGAGAATCTACTGCTAGATTCATTTGGTACTATGAAAGTTTCAGACTTTGGATTGAGTGCACTTTCCAAGCAAGTTCGA GACGATGGACTACTTCATACTGCTTGTGGCACACCAAACTATGTTGCCCCTGAG GTTTTAACTGACAAAGGCTATGATGGTACAACAACTGATGTCTGGTCCTTTGGAGTCATTCTCTTTGTTCTAATGGCTGGATACTTGCCTTTTGATGAACCAAATCTAAATTCTCTATACCGAAAA ATCCTGAAGGCTAGTTTTTCACTTCCACCATGGCTGTCCTCTAGCTCAAAGAATCTGATCAAGCGTATTCTTGACCCGAATCCAGTCACGGCAAGTCCCTTTATCTTTGCTGTTTTACTTTCTG AGGATCACTATTCCAGAAAGATTACAAGCCACCacattttgagaaagatgatgtCAATCTTGACGACATTGATGCCATTTTCTATGGCTCGGAC GATCATCTCGTTACAGAAAGCAAGGAAAAACCTGCTTCTGTCAATGCGTTCGAGCTCATTTCAAGGTCAAAAAGTTTCAACCTag
- the LOC107870950 gene encoding CBL-interacting serine/threonine-protein kinase 9 isoform X2, whose translation MSSSPSISSPFSRSRTRLGKYELGKTLGEGSFAKVKYAKNVQTGDHVAIKIINRERVLRQNIMEQIKREISTMKLIRHPNVVRIFEVMASKTKIYIILEYVHGGELFDEIARHGRLKEDEARRYFQQLINAVDYCHSRGVYHRDLKDDGLLHTACGTPNYVAPEVLTDKGYDGTTTDVWSFGVILFVLMAGYLPFDEPNLNSLYRKILKASFSLPPWLSSSSKNLIKRILDPNPVTDHLVTESKEKPASVNAFELISRSKSFNLENLFEKQALVKKETQFTSRSSANEIISKIEETARPLGFSVQKKNYKMKLQGDRTGRKGQLAVATEVFEVAPSLHLVELRKTGGDTLEFHKFYKNFSSGLKDIVWTTEQTTEQTTEGKRS comes from the exons ATGAGCAGTTCCCCGTCGATATCATCGCCTTTTAGTCGGAGCAGGACGCGATTAGGGAAATATGAATTGGGTAAGACGTTAGGAGAGGGCAGTTTTGCAAAGGTTAAGTATGCAAAGAATGTACAGACCGGTGATCATGTTGCCATCAAAATTATCAACCGCGAGCGCGTCCTCCGCCAGAACATTATGGAACAG ATTAAAAGAGAAATATCAACGATGAAGTTGATCAGACATCCAAATGTCGTAAGAATCTTTGAG GTTATGGCTAGCAAGACAAAGATCTATATTATCCTCGAGTATGTTCATGGAGGAGAGCTCtttgatgaaatt GCTAGACATGGCAGACTCAAAGAAGATGAAGCTAGAAGATACTTTCAACAGCTTATTAATGCCGTTGATTATTGCCATAGTAGAGGCGTTTACCATAGAGACTTGAAG GACGATGGACTACTTCATACTGCTTGTGGCACACCAAACTATGTTGCCCCTGAG GTTTTAACTGACAAAGGCTATGATGGTACAACAACTGATGTCTGGTCCTTTGGAGTCATTCTCTTTGTTCTAATGGCTGGATACTTGCCTTTTGATGAACCAAATCTAAATTCTCTATACCGAAAA ATCCTGAAGGCTAGTTTTTCACTTCCACCATGGCTGTCCTCTAGCTCAAAGAATCTGATCAAGCGTATTCTTGACCCGAATCCAGTCACG GATCATCTCGTTACAGAAAGCAAGGAAAAACCTGCTTCTGTCAATGCGTTCGAGCTCATTTCAAGGTCAAAAAGTTTCAACCTagaaaatttgtttgaaaaacAG GCCCTTGTCAAGAAAGAAACGCAATTTACGTCCAGGTCCTCTGCAAATGAGATTATCTCCAAAATTGAGGAAACTGCGAGACCACTGGGTTTCAGTGTTCAGAAGAAAAATTACAAG ATGAAGTTACAAGGAGATAGGACAGGAAGGAAAGGCCAACTTGCTGTGGCAACAGAG GTGTTTGAAGTGGCTCCCTCATTGCATTTGGTTGAGCTCCGGAAAACTGGTGGTGACACATTAGAGTTTCACAAG TTTTACAAGAACTTCTCCTCTGGATTAAAAGATATCGTATGGACAACTGAACAAACAACCGAACAAACCACTGAAGGAAAAAG GTCTTAA
- the LOC107870950 gene encoding CBL-interacting serine/threonine-protein kinase 9 isoform X5 encodes MSSSPSISSPFSRSRTRLGKYELGKTLGEGSFAKVKYAKNVQTGDHVAIKIINRERVLRQNIMEQIKREISTMKLIRHPNVVRIFEVMASKTKIYIILEYVHGGELFDEIARHGRLKEDEARRYFQQLINAVDYCHSRGVYHRDLKPENLLLDSFGTMKVSDFGLSALSKQVRDDGLLHTACGTPNYVAPEVLTDKGYDGTTTDVWSFGVILFVLMAGYLPFDEPNLNSLYRKILKASFSLPPWLSSSSKNLIKRILDPNPVTASPFIFAVLLSGSLFQKDYKPPHFEKDDVNLDDIDAIFYGSDDHLVTESKEKPASVNAFELISRSKSFNLENLFEKQALVKKETQFTSRSSANEIISKIEETARPLGFSVQKKNYKMKLQGDRTGRKGQLAVATEVFEVAPSLHLVELRKTGGDTLEFHKFYKNFSSGLKDIVWTTEQTTEQTTEGKRS; translated from the exons ATGAGCAGTTCCCCGTCGATATCATCGCCTTTTAGTCGGAGCAGGACGCGATTAGGGAAATATGAATTGGGTAAGACGTTAGGAGAGGGCAGTTTTGCAAAGGTTAAGTATGCAAAGAATGTACAGACCGGTGATCATGTTGCCATCAAAATTATCAACCGCGAGCGCGTCCTCCGCCAGAACATTATGGAACAG ATTAAAAGAGAAATATCAACGATGAAGTTGATCAGACATCCAAATGTCGTAAGAATCTTTGAG GTTATGGCTAGCAAGACAAAGATCTATATTATCCTCGAGTATGTTCATGGAGGAGAGCTCtttgatgaaatt GCTAGACATGGCAGACTCAAAGAAGATGAAGCTAGAAGATACTTTCAACAGCTTATTAATGCCGTTGATTATTGCCATAGTAGAGGCGTTTACCATAGAGACTTGAAG CCTGAGAATCTACTGCTAGATTCATTTGGTACTATGAAAGTTTCAGACTTTGGATTGAGTGCACTTTCCAAGCAAGTTCGA GACGATGGACTACTTCATACTGCTTGTGGCACACCAAACTATGTTGCCCCTGAG GTTTTAACTGACAAAGGCTATGATGGTACAACAACTGATGTCTGGTCCTTTGGAGTCATTCTCTTTGTTCTAATGGCTGGATACTTGCCTTTTGATGAACCAAATCTAAATTCTCTATACCGAAAA ATCCTGAAGGCTAGTTTTTCACTTCCACCATGGCTGTCCTCTAGCTCAAAGAATCTGATCAAGCGTATTCTTGACCCGAATCCAGTCACGGCAAGTCCCTTTATCTTTGCTGTTTTACTTTCTG GATCACTATTCCAGAAAGATTACAAGCCACCacattttgagaaagatgatgtCAATCTTGACGACATTGATGCCATTTTCTATGGCTCGGAC GATCATCTCGTTACAGAAAGCAAGGAAAAACCTGCTTCTGTCAATGCGTTCGAGCTCATTTCAAGGTCAAAAAGTTTCAACCTagaaaatttgtttgaaaaacAG GCCCTTGTCAAGAAAGAAACGCAATTTACGTCCAGGTCCTCTGCAAATGAGATTATCTCCAAAATTGAGGAAACTGCGAGACCACTGGGTTTCAGTGTTCAGAAGAAAAATTACAAG ATGAAGTTACAAGGAGATAGGACAGGAAGGAAAGGCCAACTTGCTGTGGCAACAGAG GTGTTTGAAGTGGCTCCCTCATTGCATTTGGTTGAGCTCCGGAAAACTGGTGGTGACACATTAGAGTTTCACAAG TTTTACAAGAACTTCTCCTCTGGATTAAAAGATATCGTATGGACAACTGAACAAACAACCGAACAAACCACTGAAGGAAAAAG GTCTTAA
- the LOC107870950 gene encoding CBL-interacting serine/threonine-protein kinase 9 isoform X3 gives MSSSPSISSPFSRSRTRLGKYELGKTLGEGSFAKVKYAKNVQTGDHVAIKIINRERVLRQNIMEQIKREISTMKLIRHPNVVRIFEVMASKTKIYIILEYVHGGELFDEIARHGRLKEDEARRYFQQLINAVDYCHSRGVYHRDLKPENLLLDSFGTMKVSDFGLSALSKQVRDDGLLHTACGTPNYVAPEVLTDKGYDGTTTDVWSFGVILFVLMAGYLPFDEPNLNSLYRKILKASFSLPPWLSSSSKNLIKRILDPNPVTALVKKETQFTSRSSANEIISKIEETARPLGFSVQKKNYKMKLQGDRTGRKGQLAVATEVFEVAPSLHLVELRKTGGDTLEFHKFYKNFSSGLKDIVWTTEQTTEQTTEGKRS, from the exons ATGAGCAGTTCCCCGTCGATATCATCGCCTTTTAGTCGGAGCAGGACGCGATTAGGGAAATATGAATTGGGTAAGACGTTAGGAGAGGGCAGTTTTGCAAAGGTTAAGTATGCAAAGAATGTACAGACCGGTGATCATGTTGCCATCAAAATTATCAACCGCGAGCGCGTCCTCCGCCAGAACATTATGGAACAG ATTAAAAGAGAAATATCAACGATGAAGTTGATCAGACATCCAAATGTCGTAAGAATCTTTGAG GTTATGGCTAGCAAGACAAAGATCTATATTATCCTCGAGTATGTTCATGGAGGAGAGCTCtttgatgaaatt GCTAGACATGGCAGACTCAAAGAAGATGAAGCTAGAAGATACTTTCAACAGCTTATTAATGCCGTTGATTATTGCCATAGTAGAGGCGTTTACCATAGAGACTTGAAG CCTGAGAATCTACTGCTAGATTCATTTGGTACTATGAAAGTTTCAGACTTTGGATTGAGTGCACTTTCCAAGCAAGTTCGA GACGATGGACTACTTCATACTGCTTGTGGCACACCAAACTATGTTGCCCCTGAG GTTTTAACTGACAAAGGCTATGATGGTACAACAACTGATGTCTGGTCCTTTGGAGTCATTCTCTTTGTTCTAATGGCTGGATACTTGCCTTTTGATGAACCAAATCTAAATTCTCTATACCGAAAA ATCCTGAAGGCTAGTTTTTCACTTCCACCATGGCTGTCCTCTAGCTCAAAGAATCTGATCAAGCGTATTCTTGACCCGAATCCAGTCACG GCCCTTGTCAAGAAAGAAACGCAATTTACGTCCAGGTCCTCTGCAAATGAGATTATCTCCAAAATTGAGGAAACTGCGAGACCACTGGGTTTCAGTGTTCAGAAGAAAAATTACAAG ATGAAGTTACAAGGAGATAGGACAGGAAGGAAAGGCCAACTTGCTGTGGCAACAGAG GTGTTTGAAGTGGCTCCCTCATTGCATTTGGTTGAGCTCCGGAAAACTGGTGGTGACACATTAGAGTTTCACAAG TTTTACAAGAACTTCTCCTCTGGATTAAAAGATATCGTATGGACAACTGAACAAACAACCGAACAAACCACTGAAGGAAAAAG GTCTTAA
- the LOC107870950 gene encoding CBL-interacting serine/threonine-protein kinase 9 isoform X1, protein MSSSPSISSPFSRSRTRLGKYELGKTLGEGSFAKVKYAKNVQTGDHVAIKIINRERVLRQNIMEQIKREISTMKLIRHPNVVRIFEVMASKTKIYIILEYVHGGELFDEIARHGRLKEDEARRYFQQLINAVDYCHSRGVYHRDLKPENLLLDSFGTMKVSDFGLSALSKQVRDDGLLHTACGTPNYVAPEVLTDKGYDGTTTDVWSFGVILFVLMAGYLPFDEPNLNSLYRKILKASFSLPPWLSSSSKNLIKRILDPNPVTDHLVTESKEKPASVNAFELISRSKSFNLENLFEKQALVKKETQFTSRSSANEIISKIEETARPLGFSVQKKNYKMKLQGDRTGRKGQLAVATEVFEVAPSLHLVELRKTGGDTLEFHKFYKNFSSGLKDIVWTTEQTTEQTTEGKRS, encoded by the exons ATGAGCAGTTCCCCGTCGATATCATCGCCTTTTAGTCGGAGCAGGACGCGATTAGGGAAATATGAATTGGGTAAGACGTTAGGAGAGGGCAGTTTTGCAAAGGTTAAGTATGCAAAGAATGTACAGACCGGTGATCATGTTGCCATCAAAATTATCAACCGCGAGCGCGTCCTCCGCCAGAACATTATGGAACAG ATTAAAAGAGAAATATCAACGATGAAGTTGATCAGACATCCAAATGTCGTAAGAATCTTTGAG GTTATGGCTAGCAAGACAAAGATCTATATTATCCTCGAGTATGTTCATGGAGGAGAGCTCtttgatgaaatt GCTAGACATGGCAGACTCAAAGAAGATGAAGCTAGAAGATACTTTCAACAGCTTATTAATGCCGTTGATTATTGCCATAGTAGAGGCGTTTACCATAGAGACTTGAAG CCTGAGAATCTACTGCTAGATTCATTTGGTACTATGAAAGTTTCAGACTTTGGATTGAGTGCACTTTCCAAGCAAGTTCGA GACGATGGACTACTTCATACTGCTTGTGGCACACCAAACTATGTTGCCCCTGAG GTTTTAACTGACAAAGGCTATGATGGTACAACAACTGATGTCTGGTCCTTTGGAGTCATTCTCTTTGTTCTAATGGCTGGATACTTGCCTTTTGATGAACCAAATCTAAATTCTCTATACCGAAAA ATCCTGAAGGCTAGTTTTTCACTTCCACCATGGCTGTCCTCTAGCTCAAAGAATCTGATCAAGCGTATTCTTGACCCGAATCCAGTCACG GATCATCTCGTTACAGAAAGCAAGGAAAAACCTGCTTCTGTCAATGCGTTCGAGCTCATTTCAAGGTCAAAAAGTTTCAACCTagaaaatttgtttgaaaaacAG GCCCTTGTCAAGAAAGAAACGCAATTTACGTCCAGGTCCTCTGCAAATGAGATTATCTCCAAAATTGAGGAAACTGCGAGACCACTGGGTTTCAGTGTTCAGAAGAAAAATTACAAG ATGAAGTTACAAGGAGATAGGACAGGAAGGAAAGGCCAACTTGCTGTGGCAACAGAG GTGTTTGAAGTGGCTCCCTCATTGCATTTGGTTGAGCTCCGGAAAACTGGTGGTGACACATTAGAGTTTCACAAG TTTTACAAGAACTTCTCCTCTGGATTAAAAGATATCGTATGGACAACTGAACAAACAACCGAACAAACCACTGAAGGAAAAAG GTCTTAA